From the Sphingomonas aliaeris genome, one window contains:
- a CDS encoding phage major capsid protein — protein MRKFGLMGSAMALLGPMSAVERSRGRYMRGPDGHEGKSATELASETKALFDKKFDEVKAIAEDAIGRARAGEDMTKSAKELADQAMTGFNEVKGRLDDLDQKLARPAGEGGSETKSYGQQVAEADGIKELASKERNSLRIELKAITTASGSGGGLIMSQRETEVVGIPRRPDVVLRDLLTVMPITTGSVEYPKQSVRTNAAAPVAEGTTKPYSNYGWTKATANVKTIAHLAKLTRQTMDDAPRLQAEVDAEMRYGLKLVEDAQILLGDGTGENLYGLMPQATPYALPTGATAPLTSIDKLRMAYLQAFLALYPPDGAVLSPVDWANIELTKDAAGGYIFANPLQMAGPTLWGKPIAETQSMTVGNFLVGAFKQAATLYDRLTPEVLISSENADDFEKNLLTMRCEERVALAVKRAAALIKGTF, from the coding sequence ATGCGTAAATTTGGATTGATGGGCAGCGCGATGGCGCTGCTCGGGCCGATGTCGGCTGTCGAGCGGTCGCGTGGCCGCTACATGCGCGGCCCGGACGGTCACGAAGGCAAGTCCGCGACCGAGCTGGCGAGCGAAACGAAGGCGCTGTTCGACAAGAAGTTCGACGAGGTGAAGGCCATCGCCGAGGACGCCATCGGTCGCGCACGCGCTGGCGAGGACATGACCAAGAGCGCCAAGGAACTCGCCGATCAGGCGATGACCGGCTTTAACGAGGTCAAGGGTCGTCTCGACGACCTTGATCAGAAGCTGGCACGTCCGGCCGGCGAAGGCGGCAGCGAAACCAAGAGCTACGGCCAGCAGGTCGCCGAAGCCGATGGCATCAAGGAACTGGCGAGCAAGGAGCGCAACTCGCTCCGGATCGAACTGAAGGCGATCACGACCGCCAGCGGTTCCGGCGGTGGCCTGATCATGAGCCAGCGCGAGACCGAAGTGGTCGGCATTCCTCGCCGGCCTGACGTCGTGTTGCGCGATCTGCTCACCGTGATGCCGATCACCACCGGCTCGGTCGAATATCCGAAGCAGAGCGTGCGCACGAACGCCGCGGCCCCGGTCGCTGAGGGCACGACCAAGCCGTACAGCAACTACGGCTGGACGAAGGCCACTGCCAACGTGAAGACGATCGCCCATCTGGCGAAGCTGACCCGTCAGACGATGGATGACGCTCCCCGGCTCCAGGCCGAAGTCGATGCCGAAATGCGGTATGGCCTGAAGCTGGTCGAGGACGCGCAGATCCTGCTCGGCGACGGCACCGGCGAGAACCTGTACGGCCTGATGCCGCAGGCGACGCCGTATGCCCTCCCGACCGGAGCGACCGCACCGCTGACCAGCATCGACAAGCTGCGTATGGCGTATCTTCAGGCGTTCCTCGCGCTGTACCCGCCGGACGGCGCGGTTCTCAGCCCGGTCGATTGGGCGAACATCGAACTGACCAAGGATGCCGCGGGCGGGTATATCTTTGCCAACCCGCTGCAGATGGCCGGCCCGACCCTGTGGGGTAAGCCGATCGCCGAGACGCAGTCGATGACGGTGGGCAACTTCCTCGTCGGCGCCTTCAAGCAGGCCGCAACCCTGTACGATCGCCTGACGCCGGAAGTTCTGATCTCGTCCGAAAACGCGGACGACTTCGAAAAGAACCTCCTGACCATGCGATGCGAAGAGCGCGTCGCGCTGGCCGTGAAGCGCGCAGCCGCGCTGATCAAGGGCACCTTCTAA
- a CDS encoding head-tail connector protein, giving the protein MALIGLLPRVRRQLRIEPEDNSRDDELKDWVADAVAWVERETGHILEERDVTEQFRGFGPVTLKAWPIKADAVPAVAYIGADDTPVSATGRLDISGRPARVLPPSGSFWPFVDSEQLFSVTIRAGYGDEDDIPGNLKRAMLMLITAYDQDREGGDLFKKSEATARKQCETFVLALV; this is encoded by the coding sequence ATGGCGCTTATCGGTCTGCTCCCGCGTGTCCGGCGCCAACTCCGGATCGAGCCGGAAGACAATAGCCGCGACGACGAACTGAAAGATTGGGTCGCGGACGCTGTCGCATGGGTCGAGCGGGAAACCGGTCATATCCTTGAAGAGCGGGATGTGACCGAACAGTTCCGCGGGTTCGGCCCGGTGACGCTCAAGGCGTGGCCGATCAAGGCGGATGCTGTCCCGGCTGTCGCGTATATTGGCGCCGACGACACGCCGGTCTCGGCGACCGGCCGGCTCGATATCAGCGGCCGGCCTGCGCGGGTGCTGCCGCCTTCCGGATCGTTTTGGCCGTTCGTTGATAGCGAGCAGCTGTTCAGCGTGACCATCCGAGCCGGTTACGGGGACGAGGATGATATCCCCGGCAATCTGAAGCGCGCCATGCTGATGCTGATCACGGCTTACGATCAGGACCGCGAAGGCGGCGACCTGTTCAAAAAGTCGGAAGCAACCGCGCGCAAGCAGTGCGAAACCTTCGTCCTGGCCCTCGTATGA
- a CDS encoding head-tail adaptor protein codes for MSVGKGRASRYNRRLAIEKPVPNTALTGAGSGTWTAVGGVWAEVQDVLPSRGERFDGGINLATRPARVRMNYRTDITTAMRFVMGSRIMQIISGPAEIGFKEEIEFMVEDFSLAGNGA; via the coding sequence ATGAGCGTCGGGAAAGGCCGCGCAAGTCGGTACAATCGCCGCCTCGCAATCGAAAAGCCGGTGCCGAACACGGCTCTGACAGGTGCCGGGTCCGGAACTTGGACGGCTGTCGGCGGCGTGTGGGCGGAAGTGCAGGACGTTCTACCGAGCCGCGGGGAACGGTTCGACGGCGGCATCAATCTCGCAACGCGTCCGGCGCGCGTCCGCATGAACTATCGAACCGATATAACAACCGCGATGCGGTTCGTCATGGGGAGCCGGATCATGCAGATCATATCTGGTCCGGCTGAGATCGGTTTCAAAGAAGAAATCGAGTTTATGGTCGAGGACTTCAGCCTAGCCGGGAACGGTGCGTGA
- a CDS encoding HK97 gp10 family phage protein, which produces MASLKGRTEVARFITGLPAEIETKLLRGAARAAATVVADDAKQRSISAEVSAAVKVRTAAKRGDTTVVAKVQVKGPGSYIAPWLEYGTLPHYISVADEQRGGKSVRRINRLGGAKALAINGKFAKTVYHPGTDAHPFLRPALDANESEAIAAAQGYINSRVTPAGIVGTAENGDDE; this is translated from the coding sequence ATGGCTTCGCTGAAAGGCCGCACCGAGGTCGCCCGGTTCATCACCGGACTGCCTGCCGAGATCGAAACCAAGCTTCTGCGCGGCGCGGCTCGCGCTGCAGCCACCGTCGTCGCGGACGACGCCAAGCAACGGTCGATTTCGGCGGAAGTCAGCGCCGCGGTGAAAGTTCGCACCGCCGCCAAGCGCGGCGACACGACCGTCGTTGCGAAGGTCCAGGTGAAAGGCCCCGGCTCCTACATCGCGCCTTGGCTCGAATACGGGACACTGCCGCATTACATCAGCGTGGCGGACGAGCAGCGGGGCGGAAAAAGCGTAAGGCGGATCAACCGGCTCGGCGGCGCCAAGGCCCTCGCGATCAACGGCAAGTTCGCCAAGACCGTGTACCACCCCGGCACCGACGCCCACCCGTTTTTACGGCCCGCGCTCGACGCGAACGAAAGCGAGGCCATCGCCGCTGCGCAGGGCTATATCAACAGCCGCGTTACGCCGGCTGGAATAGTCGGGACCGCCGAGAACGGTGATGACGAATGA
- a CDS encoding phage tail assembly chaperone: MGQFFAQVERDLKLVVRQMAWLNATPKPDDRTKRAQIGAEVAQVSRLARFKADKIKPQMPPNPLPHIVDRLVEIGLNEQAGMGVAPLSWSTIDAWTRLTGIDLMPWEVRLIRSLSVAYLSEGSRAESENCPPPWRGTWTARNLEVEQSRLEELLG; encoded by the coding sequence TTGGGGCAATTTTTTGCCCAAGTCGAACGCGATCTGAAACTGGTTGTCCGGCAGATGGCGTGGCTCAATGCCACGCCCAAGCCGGACGATCGCACGAAGCGCGCTCAGATCGGCGCCGAGGTGGCGCAGGTTTCGCGACTTGCTCGGTTTAAAGCCGACAAGATCAAGCCGCAGATGCCGCCCAACCCGCTGCCGCATATCGTCGATCGTTTGGTCGAGATCGGGTTGAACGAGCAGGCCGGGATGGGCGTGGCGCCTCTCAGCTGGTCGACGATCGACGCGTGGACGAGACTGACCGGCATCGATCTGATGCCGTGGGAAGTGCGGCTTATACGGAGCCTGTCCGTCGCGTACCTATCGGAAGGCAGTCGAGCAGAAAGCGAGAATTGCCCACCGCCGTGGCGCGGCACTTGGACTGCCCGTAACCTTGAGGTCGAGCAGTCGCGGTTGGAAGAGCTGCTCGGCTAG
- a CDS encoding phage tail length tape measure family protein, translated as MLNLGYQINDVIVSLMGGQKPMTVFAQQGAQIGQIAASSGVGLRGMAASLVALAAPFLPIIALVGAAVGGFLLFDRAVSKGVDTKAMIAGLGLTRDEIKKLENTTVTSGDVIKATFQVIAQRVGFDMGNVKQYFSDALDFMTKLGRLTLAGIYAEFVGTFRAVSAVVQAGFSGKGIDGMLAAAGDAYTGAFNEANGALKRFGTDVEKQIGSNKLKDLRKQANEIKLDRPEKTDKHAEQLLREAEAVEAQIRNLYELADAYGVSGAAALIAEARVKAESAAIKGRADIEEMVERQIRLSIAERVKSAAAGAAAMRDEAAIQQQVNDSVRAGITPAAQAGELLRDRIADLSLLAAVEAAQQVSGQKGINATAAATRALDEQRAARVALTDAQKQASLLAARDGANESLALAKEELRLIGATDEARARALATMKATQEAARIGWGGKDAADYVKTMGDVAAQAVINAQAQDAYNASLTQTADEWDIIANKVASAARGMADAFGASGRAIGEVAAIFADYQAQRTRAEAVHNAEVTKAGNNQIKLAIENRRYALQSSGAQVAAYGDMVGAAKGFFKEGSKGYQALAAAEKVYRVAQFAMSLQAMIQNAAETLGFVANSTARSAAAGAEGIATQSKLPFPANIAAMAATAAALVAAGIAVVGGGGGAGGASGRPVSNTGTGSVLGDPEAKSESIKNAIDALREVDLLQNSYSRQMAASLRSIDNQIGGVASLVARSGDINANAGVTEGFKMNGFGSLLSKIPLIGGILGGLFGSKTTVTGSGLYGGAQSVGSILDGGFDASYYSDIQKKKKFFGITTGTSYSTQYSGADPNLENQFSLILRSFNDAIAAAAVPLGRIDARYPEPLAQLRGRYRPHRSAGSLGHRDPRKAVGGVRQGGGRHGKRRLPGPSAIPEGWRGPVRNARPRCIHCRGRHHGARPNGRRGTPTQHRRQAGPCRPVRQHQRLHQRGRLVFRGVLHFGRAGRGEDGAVHEGVRQPRRVDAFVAGRVPGARRGPEPQHGGGSGDLCHAAPARPCVRRSASVDGGRQERGRHRERAQRSPAPATPAARRHRGYSCARSGEGRSQQPRSATADLGHAGRAGSGEDRSGARGRVEVGRRYDHDRDQAHSGAERHGDWRRLCPDAEPVQRCEHRGPRRRSGCR; from the coding sequence ATGCTGAACCTCGGCTATCAGATCAACGATGTGATCGTGTCGCTGATGGGCGGACAGAAGCCCATGACCGTGTTCGCGCAACAGGGCGCCCAGATCGGCCAGATCGCGGCGTCGTCCGGCGTTGGGCTGCGTGGCATGGCGGCCAGCCTAGTGGCGCTGGCTGCCCCATTCCTGCCGATAATCGCGCTCGTCGGCGCAGCGGTCGGCGGTTTCCTCCTGTTCGATCGCGCCGTATCGAAGGGCGTCGATACGAAGGCGATGATTGCCGGCCTCGGCCTGACGCGAGACGAGATCAAAAAGCTCGAGAACACGACAGTGACCTCCGGCGATGTGATCAAGGCCACGTTCCAGGTCATCGCCCAGCGGGTCGGGTTCGACATGGGCAACGTCAAACAATACTTTTCTGACGCGCTAGACTTTATGACGAAGCTGGGCCGTCTGACGCTCGCCGGTATCTATGCCGAGTTCGTGGGGACATTCCGCGCGGTCAGTGCGGTCGTTCAAGCAGGCTTCTCCGGTAAAGGTATCGATGGCATGCTGGCAGCGGCAGGCGATGCCTATACCGGCGCGTTCAATGAAGCCAACGGCGCCCTGAAGCGCTTCGGCACCGATGTCGAAAAGCAGATCGGGTCGAACAAGCTCAAGGATCTGCGGAAGCAGGCGAATGAGATCAAACTCGATCGCCCGGAGAAGACGGACAAGCATGCCGAGCAGTTGCTGCGTGAGGCAGAGGCCGTCGAAGCTCAAATCCGAAACCTCTATGAATTGGCTGATGCCTACGGCGTGTCGGGTGCCGCTGCGCTAATTGCTGAGGCCCGCGTCAAAGCGGAGTCCGCAGCCATCAAGGGCCGCGCGGACATCGAAGAGATGGTGGAGCGTCAAATCCGCCTGTCTATCGCCGAACGCGTGAAAAGCGCGGCAGCGGGTGCGGCGGCAATGCGCGACGAAGCAGCCATCCAGCAACAAGTGAATGACTCGGTGCGTGCCGGGATCACGCCTGCGGCTCAGGCGGGCGAGTTACTGCGCGATCGTATTGCCGACCTGTCCCTCCTTGCCGCAGTGGAAGCCGCCCAGCAGGTGTCGGGTCAAAAGGGCATCAATGCCACCGCAGCGGCAACGCGGGCGCTCGACGAGCAGCGTGCGGCCCGTGTGGCGCTGACCGACGCTCAGAAGCAAGCCAGCCTGCTCGCCGCGAGAGACGGGGCGAATGAGTCGCTGGCTCTCGCCAAGGAAGAGCTTCGCTTGATCGGTGCGACCGACGAGGCCCGCGCGCGAGCGCTCGCGACGATGAAGGCAACGCAGGAAGCAGCCCGGATCGGCTGGGGAGGTAAGGACGCCGCTGATTACGTGAAGACTATGGGCGACGTCGCGGCTCAGGCTGTGATCAATGCCCAAGCGCAGGACGCCTACAACGCATCCCTGACCCAAACGGCGGACGAGTGGGACATCATCGCGAACAAGGTCGCCTCGGCGGCGCGCGGTATGGCGGACGCATTCGGGGCATCCGGCCGCGCGATCGGCGAGGTCGCCGCGATCTTCGCCGACTATCAGGCACAGCGGACGCGCGCCGAGGCGGTCCACAATGCCGAGGTGACGAAGGCCGGGAACAATCAGATCAAATTGGCGATCGAGAACAGGCGTTACGCCCTGCAATCGTCTGGCGCGCAGGTTGCCGCGTATGGCGACATGGTCGGCGCCGCGAAGGGGTTTTTCAAGGAAGGCTCGAAAGGGTATCAGGCGCTCGCCGCCGCGGAGAAGGTCTACCGCGTCGCACAGTTCGCGATGTCGCTGCAGGCCATGATCCAGAACGCCGCCGAGACGCTTGGCTTCGTCGCCAACTCGACGGCCCGGTCTGCTGCGGCCGGCGCCGAGGGCATCGCCACTCAATCAAAATTGCCTTTCCCGGCCAATATCGCCGCAATGGCGGCAACGGCTGCCGCGCTTGTTGCAGCCGGTATCGCCGTGGTCGGCGGCGGCGGCGGGGCCGGCGGGGCATCCGGTCGCCCTGTATCTAACACCGGTACAGGCAGCGTTCTCGGCGATCCTGAAGCGAAGTCGGAATCGATCAAGAACGCGATCGATGCGCTGCGCGAAGTCGACCTGCTCCAGAACAGCTATTCGCGCCAGATGGCCGCGTCGCTCCGGTCGATCGACAACCAGATCGGTGGCGTCGCATCGCTGGTGGCCCGGTCCGGTGACATCAACGCGAATGCTGGTGTGACCGAAGGGTTCAAGATGAACGGCTTCGGCAGCCTGCTTAGCAAGATCCCGCTGATCGGCGGCATCCTTGGCGGCCTATTCGGATCGAAGACGACGGTCACCGGCAGCGGCCTGTACGGCGGCGCGCAGTCGGTCGGGTCGATCCTCGATGGCGGTTTCGATGCGTCGTATTACAGCGACATCCAGAAGAAGAAGAAGTTTTTCGGGATCACGACGGGCACCAGCTATTCGACGCAATATAGCGGCGCCGATCCGAACCTCGAAAATCAGTTCTCTTTGATCCTGCGCTCGTTCAACGACGCGATCGCCGCGGCGGCTGTCCCGCTCGGCAGAATCGACGCTCGATATCCAGAGCCGCTTGCGCAGCTTCGTGGTCGATATCGGCCGCATCGATCTGCAGGGTCTCTCGGGCACCGAGATCCAAGAAAAGCTGTCGGCGGTGTTCGGCAAGGCGGCGGACGGCATGGCAAACGCCGCCTTCCCGGGCCTTCAGCAATTCCAGAAGGTTGGCGAGGGCCTGTTCGAAACGCTCGTCCGCGTTGCATCCACTGCCGAGGCCGTCACCACGGCGCTCGACCAAATGGCAGGCGCGGCACCCCAACTCAGCATCGACGCCAAGCTGGGCCTTGCCGACCAGTTCGACAGCATCAGCGACTTCACCAGCGCGGTCGGCTCGTATTTCGAGGCGTTTTACACTTCGGAAGAGCAGGCCGCGGCGAAGACGGCGCAGTTCACGAAGGTGTTCGCCAGCCTCGGCGTGTCGATGCCTTCGTCGCTGGCCGGGTTCCGGGCGCTCGTCGAGGCCCAGAACCTCAACACGGCGGCGGGTCAGGCGACCTATGCCACGCTGCTCCAGCTCGCCCCTGCGTTCGCAGATCTGCAAGCGTCGATGGAGGGCGCCAAGAGCGCGGCCGACATCGCGAGCGAGCGCAACGATCTCCAGCGCCAGCTACTCCAGCTGCGCGGCGACACCGCGGCTATTCGTGCGCTCGATCTGGCGAAGGTCGATCCCAGCAACCGCGCTCTGCAACAGCAGATCTGGGACATGCAGGACGCGCAGGAAGCGGCGAAGACCGCTCAGGCGCTCGCGGACGCGTGGAAGTCGGTCGGCGATACGATCATGACCGAGATCAAGCGCATTCGGGGGCTGAACGACACGGCGACTGGCGGCGGCTTTGCCCAGATGCTGAGCCAGTTCAACGCTGCGAACATCGCGGCCCGCGGCGGCGATCAGGATGCCGCTAA
- a CDS encoding D-Ala-D-Ala carboxypeptidase family metallohydrolase, whose amino-acid sequence MTTASAGGSIRLSPHFTLAEMTATSHKLPNAPNPDEVKALTALCLNVLEPVRAHFGKAVRVNSGFRSQQVNATVGSKPSSQHRKGQAADIEIEGVSNADLAKWIRDTLPFDQVILENYRKGVAGSGWVHVSWSGTAKRGGSKGVNSVLTMTLGTHGATYTSGINA is encoded by the coding sequence ATGACGACGGCATCCGCCGGCGGCAGCATTCGGCTGTCCCCGCACTTCACCCTGGCCGAAATGACGGCCACCTCGCACAAACTGCCGAACGCGCCGAACCCGGACGAGGTGAAGGCGCTGACCGCGCTTTGTCTCAACGTGCTGGAGCCGGTGCGCGCGCACTTCGGCAAGGCTGTGCGGGTCAATAGCGGCTTCCGGTCGCAGCAGGTCAACGCGACGGTCGGATCGAAGCCGTCGTCGCAGCATCGCAAGGGCCAGGCCGCAGACATCGAGATCGAAGGCGTGTCGAATGCGGACTTGGCGAAGTGGATCCGCGATACGCTCCCCTTCGATCAGGTGATTCTCGAAAACTACCGCAAGGGCGTCGCCGGGTCGGGATGGGTTCACGTCTCGTGGAGCGGCACTGCCAAGCGCGGCGGTTCGAAGGGCGTCAATTCGGTCCTGACCATGACGCTCGGTACGCACGGCGCGACTTACACTTCGGGCATCAACGCATGA
- a CDS encoding response regulator transcription factor gives MTVCRECGAHSAQRVSRGPLTVQIDPDAAYWRGKLLPIVGYRLRILHLLCSRGRASHFAIAIAGSGPDSGASTVSVQISLLRRQLPKGVEIKPIRGFGYELTITEEHMNDLKQRASEHLDALPEDTLAYVVLSISADNKPQAFSTVDGMATFAILGRSIAGTAEFFAQNAKKAHAEEPEA, from the coding sequence GTGACCGTCTGCCGCGAGTGCGGGGCGCATAGCGCGCAGCGGGTTAGCCGCGGTCCGCTGACGGTCCAGATCGACCCCGACGCCGCCTACTGGCGCGGCAAGCTGCTCCCGATCGTCGGGTATCGGCTGCGCATCCTGCACCTGCTCTGCTCTCGCGGCCGGGCCAGCCACTTTGCGATCGCAATAGCCGGGAGTGGCCCAGACAGCGGCGCGTCCACGGTCAGCGTCCAGATCAGCCTCCTGCGCCGGCAACTGCCCAAAGGCGTCGAGATCAAGCCCATCCGGGGCTTTGGCTACGAACTCACCATTACGGAGGAACACATGAACGACCTGAAACAACGCGCGTCCGAACATCTTGACGCGCTGCCCGAAGACACCCTGGCCTATGTCGTGCTGTCGATATCGGCGGATAACAAGCCGCAAGCCTTTTCGACAGTGGACGGAATGGCGACGTTCGCCATTCTCGGCCGGTCGATCGCGGGAACGGCCGAGTTCTTTGCGCAAAATGCAAAGAAGGCCCATGCCGAAGAGCCTGAGGCATGA
- a CDS encoding Crp/Fnr family transcriptional regulator: MLEPLVRKLDLRNRLLTVDKDAILGLPSVVKSIRRNDFVVKEGEKVSQACFLMSGFAMRNRLVVNGRRQILAIHMKGDLVDLQNSFLGVADHSVQTLTDCEVAVIPAAAIKKLAFDFPRVGLALWIDTLIDGAIFREWIVNVGRRDAVTRIAHLLCELSVRLELAGLGEALRYELPLSQEQIGDATGLTSVHVNRMLKELVAEALISRNGSRSLVIDDWQRLAKRAEFDRNYLDLRTRANA, encoded by the coding sequence GTGCTTGAGCCGCTCGTCCGCAAGCTCGATCTAAGGAACAGGCTGCTAACGGTTGATAAGGACGCCATCCTCGGACTACCCTCAGTTGTGAAGAGTATCCGGCGCAATGACTTCGTTGTGAAAGAGGGCGAGAAAGTCTCGCAAGCCTGCTTTCTTATGTCCGGGTTCGCTATGCGTAACAGGCTTGTCGTAAATGGCCGGCGACAGATCCTGGCCATTCATATGAAAGGCGATCTGGTCGACCTACAGAACTCCTTCCTTGGAGTCGCCGATCATAGCGTTCAAACGCTGACAGATTGCGAAGTTGCGGTCATTCCTGCGGCGGCTATCAAAAAGCTTGCGTTTGACTTTCCTCGCGTCGGCCTTGCTCTGTGGATTGATACGCTCATAGACGGGGCGATTTTTCGCGAATGGATCGTCAATGTCGGTCGGCGAGATGCCGTTACGCGCATCGCGCATTTGTTATGTGAGTTATCCGTCAGGCTTGAACTTGCAGGGTTAGGCGAAGCTTTGCGTTACGAGCTGCCGTTGAGCCAGGAGCAGATCGGAGATGCGACCGGCCTGACGTCTGTGCATGTCAACCGCATGCTAAAGGAGCTGGTCGCGGAGGCTTTAATCAGTCGAAACGGCAGCCGGTCACTGGTGATAGACGACTGGCAGCGGCTGGCAAAACGGGCTGAGTTCGATCGAAATTACCTTGATCTGCGCACCCGCGCAAACGCCTAG
- a CDS encoding PEPxxWA-CTERM sorting domain-containing protein, translating to MSEASSAQNYAQTAVKNQIGHITNRQDIIQSSVTGTIYNYDGVITSDSDFRPSLLLESRVAQDDYAVSYANLASGKIGAFVSTSGNADGSQNGGSTAFASYQDLLTFNVAGADDDTVTELKYRITLHGVATLGSGTLFGLRNQLGFSSFVYNGSRPSNITYYQTNFSDLKYTVGVDSAYFDVTSNITGKSYTQTFLLALEVLAVPGNIADYLHTASIKFDLPQEVTMSSSSGIFLTATDIGSVPETATWGMMIAGFGIMGAAMRTRRRSAKVSFA from the coding sequence GTGAGCGAGGCATCAAGCGCTCAAAATTACGCCCAAACTGCGGTCAAAAATCAGATCGGTCACATCACTAACCGACAGGATATAATACAAAGTTCGGTGACGGGTACGATTTATAACTACGACGGAGTTATCACCTCGGACAGTGATTTCCGGCCTAGCCTCCTACTGGAGTCGAGAGTTGCCCAGGACGACTATGCGGTGTCATATGCAAATTTAGCGTCCGGTAAAATTGGGGCCTTTGTATCGACGTCGGGTAATGCAGATGGAAGCCAGAACGGCGGTAGTACCGCGTTCGCTTCGTATCAGGATCTCCTTACATTCAATGTTGCAGGAGCAGATGACGATACCGTCACCGAGCTAAAATACAGAATAACCCTTCATGGAGTTGCGACACTTGGTAGTGGGACGTTATTTGGGTTAAGAAATCAACTCGGGTTTTCGTCGTTCGTGTATAACGGAAGCCGTCCGAGCAATATCACTTATTATCAAACCAATTTTTCAGATTTAAAATATACCGTCGGTGTCGATTCCGCGTATTTCGATGTCACAAGCAATATCACTGGGAAAAGCTACACTCAAACCTTTCTGCTCGCTCTAGAGGTTTTAGCTGTACCTGGCAATATCGCGGATTATCTCCACACGGCATCGATCAAATTTGATTTGCCGCAGGAAGTTACGATGTCGTCATCATCGGGCATTTTTCTTACCGCGACTGATATAGGCAGTGTACCAGAAACTGCCACCTGGGGAATGATGATTGCCGGTTTCGGCATTATGGGAGCAGCGATGCGCACGCGTCGCCGCAGCGCGAAGGTCTCGTTCGCCTAA
- a CDS encoding HIRAN domain-containing protein: MDDRELSLAVVGINYENADGGNRRFEVELCAPGDPIHLHREPKNKHDDNAVAVFTERGVQIGYLTAERAPWIGSKLAAGEEFVAVFQGLTAAAYVRIRFGGGAPTLPVQREQPPAWTDGFYPRPGRVGVGGMILEPWHRGRHRAEDRDRIQNHPVLGS, encoded by the coding sequence ATGGACGATCGCGAACTGAGCCTTGCCGTGGTCGGCATCAACTACGAGAATGCGGACGGTGGCAACCGGCGGTTCGAGGTCGAGCTATGCGCTCCCGGCGATCCGATCCACCTGCACCGCGAGCCGAAGAACAAGCATGACGACAACGCGGTGGCGGTCTTCACCGAGCGCGGCGTCCAGATTGGCTACCTGACCGCGGAGCGCGCGCCTTGGATCGGATCGAAGCTGGCGGCCGGCGAAGAGTTCGTCGCGGTGTTTCAGGGGCTAACCGCCGCCGCCTATGTCCGCATCAGGTTCGGCGGCGGTGCCCCTACCCTACCCGTCCAGCGCGAGCAGCCGCCGGCCTGGACGGACGGGTTCTACCCCCGACCCGGAAGGGTCGGAGTGGGGGGCATGATTTTAGAACCGTGGCATCGAGGGCGCCACCGCGCCGAAGATCGAGATCGAATACAGAATCATCCCGTCCTCGGTAGTTAG
- a CDS encoding DUF6894 family protein, producing MPNYQFITVENGVPTSGAVFEMPNHKQAGETLKQFAGEMLKERDIDVFDTDISVELTTEDGMILYSISIFGAVAPSMPRF from the coding sequence ATGCCAAACTATCAGTTCATCACCGTCGAGAACGGAGTGCCGACATCCGGCGCTGTATTTGAGATGCCGAATCACAAGCAAGCTGGCGAGACGCTAAAGCAGTTTGCGGGCGAGATGCTTAAAGAGCGCGACATAGACGTCTTCGATACGGATATCTCTGTCGAGCTAACTACCGAGGACGGGATGATTCTGTATTCGATCTCGATCTTCGGCGCGGTGGCGCCCTCGATGCCACGGTTCTAA